The following DNA comes from Nitrospirota bacterium.
CAGACATGTATGAGCCCGGATCCACCTTGAAGGCTGTTCTTGCTTCTGCCGCTTTTGAGGAAGGCGCGGTGAAGCTGGATCAGCAGTTCGATTGTTCAAGAGGATTTATCGTGGTCGGCGGCAAGCCGATAAAAGATGTGCACAGAAATGGCGTGCTTACCTTTCAGAATGTCATAAAGAAATCATCGAATGTCGGGTCGATCCAGATAGGGATGAGGCTTGGAAAGGAAAAATATTACAGCTATCTGAAGAAGTTTGGATTCGGCGACAAGAGCGGCATAGATATGCCGGGAGAGGCAGGCGGAATGCTCAGGGCGCCGGCTAAATGGTCCGGCACTTCCATCGGCGCGATTTCAATAGGGCAGGAGATAGGTGTAACGCCCCTTCAGCTTGTCAGGGCTTATTCGGCAATCGCAAACGGCGGGTTTCTCATGAAGCCGTATATAGTATCCGAGATAATCTCCGATACGGGAGAGGTCATTAAAAAAAATGATCCTGTAATAGTAGAGAGGGTGATATCGGCCCGTACGGCAGGGGTTATCACAGACATTCTAAAAGGGGTCACTGAAGAAGGGGGCACCGGCAAGAACGCCGAGATCACAGGCAACCTGGTCGCAGGAAAGACAGGCACGGCGCAGAAGGTCGACCCTGATACCGGAAGGTATTCCAAGGACAAGTTCATCAGCTCATTTGTCGGGTTTGCTCCGGCAGATAAACCTGAGATAGCTCTTGTAGTAGTCGTTTATGAACCTAAAGGCGCTACTTACGGCGGGGTGGTGGCTGCCCCTGTTTTCAAGAGGATAGTTGAGAACGCGTTTGCTTATCTTAATATCCCGATGGAAAGCGATAAGAACCACATACTTCTTGTCAAGAGTTCCCGTTAGAAAACCGCTGTCTCTAACGGAATTTGAAAATATTTTTCTAACGGGATAAATGATAATAGCGGATTTATTACAAGGACTGGAGATAAAGGAGAGAGAGGGCCCGTTAGATACCGAGATCATGGGGATAGCCTATGATTCCAGGTCAGCAGACAAAGGTTTTTTATTCGTGGCGATAAAGGGCCTCTCTTTCAATGGCGACGATTTTATAAAAGACGCGATAAACAGGGGTGCAGCAGCGGTAATAACTGAAAGGCCTATTGCAGATATGTATGCTTCATATCCGCCTTCTCTGCTGAGCGGAGTGACCTGTATCGAGGTCCATGACAGCAGAAGCGCGCTGGCTTCAATATCCGCGCGGTTTTACAGAGAGCCTTCAAAAAGTATCTCTCTTATAGGCATAACCGGCACGAACGGAAAGACAACTACAAGTTATATAACAAAAAGCATAATCGAAGCCTGTGGCAAAAAGGCAGGCCTGCTCGGCACAATCCAGTACATAGCCGGCGAGACAAAAAAGGCGGAGCGGACCACGCCTGAGTCTTTAGACCTGCAGAGATATCTCAGGGAGATGCTGGATAACGGTATGGAATACGCGGTGATAGAGGTCTCTTCGCACGCGCTTGCCCTTCAGAGGGTTGAACAATGTGTCTTTAAAGCTGCGGCATTTACAAATTTTACACAGGATCATCTTGATTTTCATGGTTCAATGGATAACTACTTTCTCGCGAAAGACAAGCTCTTTAATTACCTTGATGAAGAAGGCACGGCAGTGCTTAACTGGGACGACCCCGCGGTAAGGGAGGTTGAGGAAAGGCTGAACTGTAATATTGTTACATGCGGCCTTCTGGAAGGCGCAACCATAAGGGCGGAGAATATTGATGACAGCGCCGGCCTCTCTTTTGACCTGATCACACCGGGAGGCAGGTTCAGGGCCGGGTCTGAATTTATCGGACGCTTCAATGTCTATAACATCCTGATCTCTGCGGGCATAGCATACGCGCTCGGCATAGGAGAAGATGCCATACTCAAAGGTATTGCTGAAGCAAGGCCGGTCAGCGGCCGCTTTGAGAGGGTTGATGAAGGCCAGGATTTTTTATGCATTGTTGATTATGCCCATACTGATGACGCGCTGAAGGCTGTGATAAATGAGGCAAGGATGATAACAAAGGGGAGGGTCATAACACTCTTCGGGTGCGGCGGCGACAGGGACAGGACAAAGAGAGAGCTTATGGGCGATGCGGCCTCAGAGTTGAGTGACCTTGTTATCGTGACCTCTGACAATCCGAGAACTGAAGGCCCGCTTCAAATAATCAGCGATATTGTTAAAGGCATTAAAAAGAAGAACCATATGGAAGTGCCTGACAGGACTGAGGCTATAAACAAGGCTGTCTCCATGGCAGAGGCCGGTGATGTGCTGCTTATCGCAGGCAAGGGGCATGAGGATTATCAGGAGATAAGCGGCATACGCTATCCTTTCAGCGATAAGGAAGTATTGAGAGAGGCTTTGAAAAATATAAAAGAAAAAAAGTAACGAACTCGTAAAAAGTTGTCATTCTGGCTTGTCCAGAATCTGTTTTCGAAAGTTTTCGGGGATTGCAAGAAAGATTCTGGACAAGCCAGAATGACAGAAATATGGAATTGTAATTTATATAAAATGGAAGGATTGACAGTGGAAAAGGTCATAGAGGCGACAGAAGGAAGGCTCATAGCAGGAGACGGCGGAGCCTTCACCGGTGTATCAATTGATACACGCACGATCAAAGAGGGAGATCTCTTTTTTGCCATAAGGGGCGATAGGTTTGACGGCCATGACTTTCTAAAAGATGCGTTCAGCAGGTGCATGGGCGCTGTAGTGGATACCGAACCATTATCGATCCCTGAAAGCAAAGCCGTTGTGCATGTGGGCGACACCTTAAAGGCGCTGCAGGACCTGGCGCACTTTATAAGGAAAGAGCGGGATATACCTGTTATAGCAATAACAGGCAGTAACGGCAAGACGACCACAAAAGAGATGACATATGCGATCCTTTCACAAAGGTACAGGGTCTTAAAGAATGAGGGCAACCTTAACAACCATATCGGCCTGCCGCTCACGCTTACGAGGCTTGCAAAGGACGATGACGCGGCTGTGCTGGAGTTGGGCATGAACGCCCCTGGAGAGATAAGGAGGCTGTGCGAGATATCCCTTCCGACACATGGTGTTGTGACAAATATAGGCACCGCGCATCTCGGCATGTTAGGCAGCAGGGAGGCGATAAGGAGCGCAAAGCTTGAGATACTGCCCGGGCTTGGAGTTGCGGTGCTGAATGCGGATGATGATCTTTTAATGTCAGGCATAAAGGGATTTAAAGGGGAGGTAATCACCTTCGCAATAAAGAAGGACGCGCATGTGACGGCAAAGGATCTTCGCCTGACAGAAGATGGAAGCGCTTTTACGCTCTGCATAAAGGATAAAGGCAGTGTAGGGATCGCACTGAAAGTTCACGGCATCTTTAATGTTTATAACGCGCTTGCGGCTGCTGCTGTATCTTCTTCGCTCGGCATACCGCTTTCAGCTGTAAAGCCAGCGCTTGAGAATTACAGGCCGTTCTCCATGAGGTTTGAGGTCATGAAGTTCGGGGAGATAACATTGATCAATGACGCATACAACGCTAACCCGGCCTCAATGAAAGAATCATTAAAAGAGATGGCAGCAATGGGTGATGGAAGCAGGCTTGTAGCTGTGCTTGGTGATATGTTTGAGCTCGGCGATTTCTCTGAAGTTGCCCACAGGGAGCTCGGGAATACGCTTTCTGAAATGGGCATAGATGTATTTGCAGCTGTAGGAGAATTGATGAATTTTGCCGCTGATGAATATATAAAAGCAAGAGGAGAAAAACCGTCCCTTGTTTACAGGTTCAGCAGCTCCGGCGAGGCTGGTGAGAATATCATGGATATTCTAAAACCGGGAGATACTGTTTTATTCAAGGGGTCGCGTTCGATGAAATTAGAGAACGCCATAAGAGGTGTCAGGCATGCTGTATAAATTACTTTATTCATTGAGTGAATATTATTCACCGTTAAATGTCTTCAGGTACATTACATTCAGGACCGCGCTTGCGATCATTACGTCTCTGACAATATGTTTTATCTTTGCCCCATGGCTTATAGGAAAGCTGAAGAAGCTGCATTATACCCAGTATGTGAGGGATGACGGCCCCAAGACTCACCTCGGCAAGACAGGCACCCCTACAATGGGCGGCATTCTTATAATCTTATCGGTCGTCGTCAGTGTTCTGCTCTGGGCTGACCTGAGCAACAAGTACATACTCATAATGCTCCTTTCGATCCTCGGCTTCGGCATTATCGGACTGGTTGATGATTACATCAAGCTGATGAAGGCGAATTCAAGAGGCCTGAGCGCATGGTATAAATTCAGCGCGCAGATAGTGCTTGCGCTTCTGATAGGGATGGTCTTTTACTACAACCCTCAAGACCCGAATATAACAAAACTGAGCATACCCTTCTTTAAGAACTGGCTCATTGACCTCGGATGGTTCTATATACCTTTTGCCATACTTGTAATTGTCGGGTCATCCAACGCTGTTAACCTGACAGACGGGATTGACGGACTTGCTATCGGGCTTGTCGGGATCGCGACCCTTGCAAACGGGGCGCTTGTGTATATCTCAGGCCATGCGGGATTTTCAGAATACCTTCATCTTCTTTTCCTTCCCGGCACGGGTGAGCTTACAGTATTCTGCGGCGCGCTCTTCGGCGCCTCGCTCGGTTTTCTCTGGTATAACAGCTATCCGGCAGAGGTCTTTATGGGCGATGTGGGCTCGTTAGGATTGGGCGG
Coding sequences within:
- a CDS encoding phospho-N-acetylmuramoyl-pentapeptide-transferase yields the protein MLYKLLYSLSEYYSPLNVFRYITFRTALAIITSLTICFIFAPWLIGKLKKLHYTQYVRDDGPKTHLGKTGTPTMGGILIILSVVVSVLLWADLSNKYILIMLLSILGFGIIGLVDDYIKLMKANSRGLSAWYKFSAQIVLALLIGMVFYYNPQDPNITKLSIPFFKNWLIDLGWFYIPFAILVIVGSSNAVNLTDGIDGLAIGLVGIATLANGALVYISGHAGFSEYLHLLFLPGTGELTVFCGALFGASLGFLWYNSYPAEVFMGDVGSLGLGGALGTLAVITKHEIVLAIVGGIFVIETFSVIIQVASFKLTGKRVFKMAPIHHHFELKGWPEPKVIVRFWIVGIILALLSLTTLKVR
- a CDS encoding UDP-N-acetylmuramoyl-L-alanyl-D-glutamate--2,6-diaminopimelate ligase: MIIADLLQGLEIKEREGPLDTEIMGIAYDSRSADKGFLFVAIKGLSFNGDDFIKDAINRGAAAVITERPIADMYASYPPSLLSGVTCIEVHDSRSALASISARFYREPSKSISLIGITGTNGKTTTSYITKSIIEACGKKAGLLGTIQYIAGETKKAERTTPESLDLQRYLREMLDNGMEYAVIEVSSHALALQRVEQCVFKAAAFTNFTQDHLDFHGSMDNYFLAKDKLFNYLDEEGTAVLNWDDPAVREVEERLNCNIVTCGLLEGATIRAENIDDSAGLSFDLITPGGRFRAGSEFIGRFNVYNILISAGIAYALGIGEDAILKGIAEARPVSGRFERVDEGQDFLCIVDYAHTDDALKAVINEARMITKGRVITLFGCGGDRDRTKRELMGDAASELSDLVIVTSDNPRTEGPLQIISDIVKGIKKKNHMEVPDRTEAINKAVSMAEAGDVLLIAGKGHEDYQEISGIRYPFSDKEVLREALKNIKEKK
- a CDS encoding UDP-N-acetylmuramoyl-tripeptide--D-alanyl-D-alanine ligase produces the protein MEKVIEATEGRLIAGDGGAFTGVSIDTRTIKEGDLFFAIRGDRFDGHDFLKDAFSRCMGAVVDTEPLSIPESKAVVHVGDTLKALQDLAHFIRKERDIPVIAITGSNGKTTTKEMTYAILSQRYRVLKNEGNLNNHIGLPLTLTRLAKDDDAAVLELGMNAPGEIRRLCEISLPTHGVVTNIGTAHLGMLGSREAIRSAKLEILPGLGVAVLNADDDLLMSGIKGFKGEVITFAIKKDAHVTAKDLRLTEDGSAFTLCIKDKGSVGIALKVHGIFNVYNALAAAAVSSSLGIPLSAVKPALENYRPFSMRFEVMKFGEITLINDAYNANPASMKESLKEMAAMGDGSRLVAVLGDMFELGDFSEVAHRELGNTLSEMGIDVFAAVGELMNFAADEYIKARGEKPSLVYRFSSSGEAGENIMDILKPGDTVLFKGSRSMKLENAIRGVRHAV